From a region of the Colias croceus chromosome 30, ilColCroc2.1 genome:
- the LOC123704527 gene encoding uncharacterized protein LOC123704527 encodes MAPPNSTKKILEDFIEINRSHPCLWQIKNKDYHNRDKKEAAYKLLIEKLREIEPDANKEVVVKKINNLRSNVRKEKKKYDQSLKSGASADDVYCIKLWYYDLFNFIHDQCTPRESSSNLDSDDENSCERDNTEDSSNADEEYSSNRVSTDNNEAQSTSSNNNSSRPPKPCKTKRKDESIASEVLESVRDHFKRPRPIVTEDRCDVIGKNVAMKLKALDAKQLIVAEKLINDLLFEAEIGHLTPEHAYINMRDILKQNQRSYVPAQQYRQHVYQSSPTSNRAYTPLSFVSSGSPTPPCSPFPTSQNPEHLSQSFQTSHLLNNSQGNHYSTEMRTHTILGNQPGETEE; translated from the exons ATGGCGCCACCAAATTCAACCAAAAAAATCCTTGAAGATTTTATCGAAATTAATAGAAGTCATCCATGTCTTTggcaaattaaaaacaaagatTACCATAATCGAGACAAAAAAGAagctgcttataaattactcaTAGAAAAATTGAGAGAAATTGAGCCAGATGCGAACAAAGAAGTAGTTGTGAAAAAgatcaataatttaagaagCAATGTTAGGAAGGAAAAGAAGAAATATGATCAATCTTTAAAGTCTGGGGCATCTGCTGATGATGTGTACTGTATAAAACTGTGGTACTACGATTTGTTCAATTTCATTCATGATCAATGCACTCCAAGGGAATCTTCATCCAACTTAGATAGTGATGACGAAAATAGTTGTGag AGAGACAACACTGAAGATTCTTCAAATGCCGATGAAGAATATTCATCCAACAGAGTATCTACCGACAACAACGAGGCCCAATCGACATcgtcaaataataattcatctCGCCCACCAAAACCttgtaaaacaaaaagaaaagatGAAAGCATAGCAAGTGAAGTATTGGAATCGGTTCGAGATCACTTTAAGCGCCCTCGCCCAATTGTAACAGAAGATAGGTGCGATGTTATTGGCAAAAATGTGGCGATGAAATTGAAGGCTTTAGATGCGAAACAATTAATAGTCGCAGAAAAACTTATTAATGATTTACTTTTTGAAGCCGAAATAGGACACCTCACTCCCGAGCACGCCTATATTAACATGagagatattttgaaacaaaatcaACGAAGCTATGTTCCTGCTCAGCAATATCGACAACATGTATATCAATCCTCTCCTACTTCCAATAGGGCATATACCCCTTTAAGTTTTGTTTCTTCCGGAAGTCCTACCCCACCCTGCTCTCCATTTCCCACCAGTCAAAATCCAGAGCATCTTTCTCAATCATTTCAAACTAGCCATCTACTCAACAATTCCCAAGGCAATCACTACTCTACAGAAATGCGAACTCATACAATTCTGGGAAATCAGCCCGGGGAAACAGAG GAGTAA
- the LOC123704775 gene encoding uncharacterized protein LOC123704775 produces the protein MKRYRERIKSDPQKYEEYRKKNIERLKQKRKKISELNETEKKIRRDQWVKEKRKQRSKKQKPALPEKEESNELQEKINNAQTAKLKYFKATCFKLTIESNKKNERIKRLITMNEKLKKRNYRLKTNAEKQIKKRESIIEKMTAREQVLEDTMKKTYKACEQRSQQIILKQLITNSTVKSYVAKLIGLKGRIKNPKPKKEANPVREEIVKFYLRDDVGRCTAGKRECRTLDKEKQQIRYLLNTLQNLYEKYKKEGGNYKFTTFYRYKPFYVLAPHLGSRNTCVCVKHNNIELKFACLKKECVFEKNNLKEIIASQTCEMRCFECIHSKCTRCKEINISHGTTSEQLNKMVTWLQWEMVVHTYSKKEGSQTIQKTTKKQLKQRKKEPLTSYYKNFKETLNLLKNTILITFINKKNTSL, from the coding sequence ATGAAGCGGTACAGGGAACGAATAAAAAGTGATCCCCAAAAATATGAAGAGTatcgtaagaaaaatatagaaCGACTTAAACAAAAGCGCAAGAAGATTTCGGAGTTAAATGAAACAGAAAAGAAAATTCGGAGAGATCAGTGGgtaaaagaaaaaaggaaACAACGgtctaaaaaacaaaaacctgCTTTACCAGAAAAAGAAGAATCTAATGAATTAcaagaaaaaattaacaacGCGCAAActgcaaaattaaaatatttcaaagcaACGTGTTTTAAACTGACTATAGAATCTAACAAAAAGAATGAAAGAATAAAAAGACTGATAACTATGAATGAAAAACTGAAGAAAAGAAACTATCGATTAAAGACAAATGCCGAAAAACAGATTAAAAAGAGAGAAagtataattgaaaaaatgaCAGCTCGAGAACAGGTCTTAGAAGATACTAtgaaaaaaacttataaagcATGTGAACAACGCTCCcaacaaattattttgaaacaattGATTACAAATTCTACAGTAAAATCATACGTAGCTAAATTAATAGGCTTAAAAGGAAGGATCAAGAACCCAAAGCCTAAGAAAGAAGCTAATCCTGTACGTgaagaaattgttaaattttacttaaggGACGATGTGGGCCGCTGTACGGCTGGAAAAAGAGAGTGTCGAACTTTGGACAAAGAAAAGCAGCAGATAAGATATTTATTGAACACCTTACAGAACCTTtacgaaaaatataaaaaagaaggtggcaattataaatttacaacTTTTTATAGATACAAACCTTTTTATGTATTGGCACCTCACCTGGGATCGAGAAATACATGCGTATGTGTAAAACACAACAACATTGAACTGAAATTTGcatgtttaaaaaaagaatgtgtatttgaaaaaaacaatttaaaggAAATAATTGCATCGCAAACATGTGAAATGAGATGCTTCGAGTGCATACATAGCAAATGTACGAGATGCaaggaaattaatatttcacaTGGCACCACAAGtgagcaattaaataaaatggtcACTTGGCTGCAATGGGAGATGGTTGTACATACTTACTCCAAAAAAGAAGGATCGCAAACTATACaaaaaacaacgaaaaaacaGTTAAAGCAGAGAAAAAAGGAACCATTAACCAGTTACTACAAGAATTTCAAAGAGACATTAAACCTTttaaaaaacactattttaataacGTTCATCAACAAGAAAAATACCAGTTTATAA
- the LOC123704528 gene encoding uncharacterized protein LOC123704528: MESEAETSKTKPLSKEETKGLLSLIEGSKILYNKKTNATSNKMKIEEWTRIAGVFNANIGTCRRTPQQLRLKWENLKKNSRKRIGLMRMERIKTGGGPPGYFPPDEILDRVAALLGSTGEGLTVRFGGDAEPQLIGDSDGDGSVGTAYIVPADHPMLLIDTPLPVENPTPSMDYTSVSMGNEVPANGIGDELVSLGTPNIHSIEKRNFKTSGGVKRKLLKPDNGCQARNKALAEYYNIKKQMLETKMREKNETLLLQNKNLTLNKEAEG, encoded by the exons atggagtCAGAGGCAGAAAct aGTAAAACTAAACCTCTTTCGAAGGAAGAGACGAAAGGGCTGCTCTCCTTAATTGAGGGGAGCAAGATATTGTATAACAAGAAGACCAATGCCACCAGTAATAAAATGAAGATAGAAGAATGGACACGGATTGCAGGGGTCTTCAATGCAAATATAGGCACCTGTCGCCGTACACCACAACAACTGCGTCTTAAGTGGGAAAACTTGAAAAAGAATTCGCGAAAGCGCATTGGTCTCATGCGGATGGAACGGATAAAG ACTGGAGGTGGGCCACCAGGGTACTTTCCTCCAGATGAGATCCTGGACAGGGTAGCAGCATTACTGGGCAGCACTGGAGAGGGTCTCACAGTGAGGTTTGGTGGTGATGCTGAGCCCCAACTTATTGGTGATAGTGATGGTGATGGGAGTGTTGGGACAGCTTATATTGTGCCAGCTGATCATCCAATGCTATTGATTGACACTCCATTGCCTGTGGAAAATCCTACGCCGTCCATGGATTATACATCTGTGTCCATGGGCAATGAAGTGCCAGCCAATGGCATTGGGGATGAGTTGGTGTCGCTGGGTACGCCCAATATCCATTCCATTGAAAAAAGGAATTTCAAAACTAGTG GTGGTGTTAAGCGGAAGCTACTGAAGCCAGACAACGGGTGTCAAGCTCGAAACAAGGCATTGGCAGagtattataacattaaaaaacaaatgttaGAAACTAAAATGAGAGAGAAGAatgaaactttattattacagaataaaaacttaacgct aaataagGAAGCTGAAGGGTga
- the LOC123704759 gene encoding uncharacterized protein LOC123704759 — translation MRNQDVEVDNRWVVPYCPLLSKIFKAHINVEYCNSVKSIKYICKYVNKGSDMAVFGVAGDNRNDEITQYQLGRYISSNEAVWRILSFPMHERHPVVVHLAVHLENGQRIYFNEANALERAAHPPATTLTAFFKLCETDTFARNLLYSEVPQYYTWNVSSKKFQRRKQGTAVDGHSGIFKTDAIGRMYTVHPNNAECFYLRLLLVNVNGPKSFQELRTVDGHLCQTYREACQLLHLLEDDAHWDSTLNDASTSAHPQQIRMLFAIILSTCMPSNPLELWNKYKNYMAEDILIRMRHHARNPDLLITLEMCNEALIIIEDICLTIANKALVQLGMTAPNRPMHDLFDRELQREQEFNCNDLRLFVQSNITKLNIQQKHVYDTIMQAVSNNAGGLYFLDAPGGTGKTFVISLILATIRSDQKIALALASSGIAATLLEGGRTAHSALKLPLNVQVIETPTCNISRNSAMAKVLRLTSIILWDECTMANKKSLEAFNRTMQDLRGNQQLFGGALILLSGDFRQTLPVIPRSTPADEINACLKSSVLWRYLQKLTLNINMRVHLQNDPAAHEFSKQLLEIGDGKIQIDRTNGLIAVPNNFCTIAQSIDELIECVFPNIVQNYRNHDWLTERAILAPKNIHVNAINFQIQAKLPGVVTKYKSIDSVMNQDEAMNYPIEFLNSLEPAGMPPHCLNLKVGSSIILLRNINPPKLCNGTRLAVKKLLPNLIEATILTGKSKGEVVLIPRIPMIPTDMPFEFKRLQYPVRLSFAMSINKAQGQTLHVCGVNLEEHCFSHGQLYVACSRVGTPSRLFIYAQNGKTKNIVYPNVLD, via the coding sequence ATGCGTAACCAGGACGTTGAAGTTGATAATCGTTGGGTGGTTCCGTATTGTCCATTATTATCGAAAATATTCAAGGCTCATATAAATGTGGAGTATTGTAATTCAGTCAAAtccattaaatatatttgcaaGTATGTAAATAAAGGGAGCGATATGGCTGTTTTCGGTGTAGCTGGTGATAATAGAAATGATGAAATTACTCAGTATCAACTGGGGCGCTATATTAGTAGTAATGAAGCTGTCTGGAGGATTCTGTCGTTTCCAATGCACGAAAGACATCCTGTGGTTGTTCACTTAGCTGTGCATCTTGAGAATGGCcaacgtatttattttaatgaagcaAATGCATTGGAAAGAGCAGCACACCCACCAGCGACTACGTTGACagcttttttcaaattatgcGAAACTGATACATTTGCTAGAAATTTGTTATATTCCGAAGTGCCTCAGTACTATACATGGAATGTGTCttcaaaaaaatttcaaagacGTAAACAAGGAACAGCAGTCGATGGGCATTCAGGCATTTTCAAAACAGATGCAATTGGGAGAATGTATACAGTACATCCAAACAATGCTGAGTGTTTTTATTTGCGATTGCTATTAGTTAACGTCAATGGCCCAAAATCATTTCAAGAATTAAGAACAGTCGACGGTCATTTGTGTCAAACATATCGTGAAGCATGTCAACTCTTGCATTTGTTGGAGGATGATGCACATTGGGATTCAACACTTAATGATGCATCTACGTCAGCTCATCCACAACAAATACGAATGCTATTTGCCATTATATTATCGACATGTATGCCATCAAATCCACTTGAATTATggaacaaatataaaaattatatggcAGAAGATATTTTAATTCGTATGCGTCATCATGCAAGAAATCCTGATTTGTTGATTACCTTGGAAATGTGCAACGAAgctttgataataattgaagATATATGTCTAACGATTGCAAATAAAGCATTAGTACAATTGGGTATGACCGCACCAAATCGTCCCATGCATGATTTGTTTGATCGTGAATTGCAACGTGAGCAGGAATTCAACTGTAATGATTTGCGTTTATTTGTACAATCGAATATaaccaaattaaatattcagcAAAAACATGTATATGATACAATCATGCAAGCCGTTTCCAATAATGCAGGtggattatattttttggatgCACCTGGTGGCACAGGTAAAACGTTCGTTATATCATTGATTTTAGCGACTATTCGATCAGATCAGAAAATTGCACTAGCACTTGCATCTTCGGGAATTGCTGCTACATTATTAGAAGGTGGTCGGACCGCACACTCTGCATTAAAATTGCCATTGAATGTACAGGTGATTGAAACTCCAACTTGCAATATATCGAGAAATTCTGCTATGGCAAAAGTTCTGCGATTAACGTCAATTATTTTATGGGATGAGTGTACAATGGCGAATAAAAAATCACTAGAAGCATTCAATCGAACAATGCAAGATTTACGTGGTAATCAACAGCTTTTTGGTGGTGCTTTGATATTACTTTCAGGGGATTTTCGTCAAACATTGCCTGTCATTCCTCGATCAACTCCTGCTGATGAAATAAATGCCTGCTTGAAGTCATCAGTTCTTTGGAGATATCTACAAAAATTGACACTAAACATTAATATGCGTGTTCACCTACAAAATGATCCAGCTGCCCATGAGTTCTCAAAACAATTGTTAGAAATTGGTGACGGCAAAATACAAATCGACAGAACCAACGGATTGATCGCTGTACCGAACAATTTTTGTACAATTGCGCAATCGATAGATGAATTGATTGAATGTGTTTTTCCGAATATTGTTCAGAATTACAGAAATCATGATTGGTTGACAGAACGCGCCATTTTAGCACCGAAAAACATTCATGTCAAtgcaattaattttcaaattcaagCGAAACTGCCAGGCGTAGTCacgaaatataaatcaattgaCAGTGTTATGAATCAAGATGAGGCAATGAATTATccaattgaatttttaaattcattggAGCCGGCTGGTATGCCACCGCATTGCTTGAATCTGAAAGTTGGTTCTTCGATTatattattgcgaaatattaaTCCACCAAAACTGTGTAACGGAACCAGATTGGCAGTGAAAAAGTTATTGCCAAATTTGATTGAAGCTACGATCTTAACTGGTAAATCAAAAGGAGAAGTTGTTTTGATACCGCGTATACCTATGATTCCAACTGATATGCCTTTTGAGTTCAAACGTTTACAATATCCTGTGCGTTTATCATTCGCGATGTCCATCAACAAGGCCCAAGGTCAAACACTTCACGTTTGTGGTGTGAATTTGGAGGAACATTGTTTTTCACATGGCCAGTTATATGTTGCCTGTTCCAGAGTCGGTACCCCCAgccgtttgtttatttatgctCAAAatggaaaaacaaaaaatattgtttatccAAATGTTTTGGATTAA
- the LOC123704800 gene encoding putative nuclease HARBI1, whose product MEIFSSDSDSDLELLAQLSDWDSSDSEQERAVSSKTFRRINFMASLTDAEFTFRFRMNKASVESVFNEIMPYIKVKSRRNNGIPPLHQLLLALRFYALGTMLNSVADFAGVSLSSACRIVADISAAIARLYNKYIFLHSRTTDKFYNIAQFPRVCGAIDCTHVHIQSPCSTIGEEYRNRKGYFSINVQAVCDADLKLMNVVARWPGSAHDATIFNQSVLKPQCEDGILGNRWLLGDSAYPNRPYLLTPLLNPATAQEINYNEAQIKTRNTIERTFGVWKRRFPVISLTMRLSLYNIQTVIIATAVLHNICRNYNIEEVPPEVEMPDDNETTVISENSDSIENDIRNRQGLISNYF is encoded by the exons AtggaaatattttcaagtgataGTGATAGTGATCTTGAATTATTAGCTCAGCTGTCGGATTGGGATAGTAGCGACAGCGAACAAGAGAGAGCTGTGTCCTCAAAAACTTTTCGACGAATAAACTTCATGGCAAGTTTAACTGACGCAGAGTTTACATTCAGATTCAGAATGAACAAAGCCTCAGTAGAATCTGtctttaatgaaataatgcCCTATATCAAAGTGAAATCAAGAcg GAATAATGGTATACCACCATTGCATCAACTTTTATTGGCACTTCGATTTTATGCATTGGGTACAATGCTTAATTCAGTGGCCGACTTTGCTGGAGTATCCTTATCATCAGCTTGTAGAATAGTGGCAGATATATCTGCTGCTATCGCTAGATtgtataacaaatatatttttctgcaTTCTAGAACTacagataaattttataacatagcTCAATTTCCTAGAGTATGTGGTGCTATTGACTGTACACATGTACACATTCAGTCTCCAT gTTCAACAATAGGAGAGGAATATAGAAATAGGAAAGGATACTTTTCAATCAATGTCCAAGCCGTTTGTGATGCAGACCttaaattaatgaatgttGTTGCTCGGTGGCCTGGTTCTGCTCATGATGCTACAATTTTTAATCAGTCAGTATTAAAAC CCCAGTGTGAAGATGGTATTCTAGGAAATCGCTGGTTGCTCGGGGACAGTGCCTATCCAAACCGGCCTTACTTGCTCACACCTTTGTTAAACCCAGCAACTGCCCAGGAAATAAACTACAATGAGGCCCAGATAAAAACTAGAAACACAATTGAAAG gACATTTGGAGTCTGGAAACGTCGCTTCCCAGTAATATCCTTGACCATGCGGTTGTCATTATATAACATACAAACAGTTATAATTGCTACAGCTGTTCTTCACAATATCTGCAGAAATTATAACATTGAAGAAGTACCCCCTGAAGTAGAAATGCCAGACGATAATGAAACTACTGTGATATCAGAGAATTCGGACAGTATTGAAAATGATATCAGAAATAGACAAGGACTgatttctaattatttttaa
- the LOC123704777 gene encoding uncharacterized protein LOC123704777: MTTHLFDMNSRCCILFTLFHFSNALWKRGVIHYTINNKDYDLHSQDEIVATFSKIQEETCLKFFMTTSNSTSDKILFISNPDRLKTCPPSVYDYSKSFVLMPIGYKCVNQRDIARIVYDMIKASIENIVSPVNSYDLVKKFQMKDRDTSTLLSQSERDYINTHYYQECGTHDKTFLARRRNDDDNTAVLSADNMNYYKDKVWPLGILLYGIDDELRGTADHDILTQAMASIELATYVVFQEVKNDKILAPKNLLWFSKNGDDGPAFGVQQGNQTIKLSSMVHGAAGHTAHTINNLMRALGVHMTSNRFDRDSYVTVNWNNVVDGKEQYLERAPEESWLPHIPYDFMSVTHAPANYMCSVCELGASTVQPIQDHQWQRTMSMGHTTVLTDADRQTVNLLYSEQYRKRFGGV; this comes from the exons ATGACTACACACTTGTTCGATATGAACAGTCGCTGTTGTATACTTTTTACACTATTTCATTTTAGCAATGCATTATGGAAAAGGGGAGTAATACACTATAcgattaataataaagattatg ATCTACACTCGCAAGATGAAATCGTGGCCACATTTTCAAAGATTCAAGAGGAAACGTGCCTGAAGTTTTTTATGACTACTTCAAATAGTACAAGTGATAAAATACTGTTTATCAGCAATCCGGATCGATTGAAAACGTGCCCGCCAAGCGTGTACGACTATTCTAAGAGTTTTGTG CTCATGCCGATTGGATATAAATGTGTGAACCAGCGTGATATAGCTCGAATAGTTTATGACATGATTAAAGCGAGTATTGAGAACATTG tTTCGCCAGTGAACAGTTACGATTTGGTCAAGAAATTTCAAATGAAA gACAGGGACACGAGCACACTATTATCTCAATCAGAACGAGATTACATCAATACGCATTATTACCAAGAATGTGGTACTCATGACAAGACCTTCCTAGCAAGAAGACgaaatgatgatgataataccGCAGTATTGAGCGCTGATAATATGAATTACTATAAGGATAAGGTGTGGCCACTGGGCATCTTGTTATATGGCATTGATGATGAATTAC GCGGTACCGCAGACCACGACATACTGACCCAAGCAATGGCTAGCATAGAACTAGCTACATATGTCGTTTTCCAAGAAGTAAAGAACGACAAAATACTCGCCCCGAAGAATTTGCTATGGTTCAGTAAGAACGGAGATGATGGTCCTGCGTTTGGTGTGCAACAGGGAAACCAG ACCATAAAACTGTCATCCATGGTGCATGGTGCGGCCGGTCATACTGcacatacaattaataatctaATGCGAGCTCTCGGTGTCCACATGACGTCGAATCGCTTCGACAGAGACAGCTATGTTACTGTGAATTGGAACAACGTGGTGGATG GTAAAGAGCAGTATCTAGAACGAGCGCCAGAAGAATCATGGCTGCCGCATATTCCATACGATTTTATGAGTGTCACTCATGCGCCGGCGAATTATATGTGCAGTGTTTGTGAGCTAGGAGCTAGCACTGTACAACCTATACAG GATCACCAATGGCAACGTACCATGTCTATGGGTCACACCACAGTGCTCACGGacgcagacagacagacggttAATCTTTTATATAGCGAACAGTATCGCAAGCGGTTCGGTGGTGTGTga